The following coding sequences are from one Nicotiana tomentosiformis chromosome 3, ASM39032v3, whole genome shotgun sequence window:
- the LOC138907767 gene encoding uncharacterized protein, with translation MRFFELDHHAVWLVPTDRQRIRMFIDGLTYQLRLLMTRERVSCATFDEVVNIARQIEMVRSQEHGEREVKRLHSSGGFSDVPSGGPLISEFPSSSEFVPCSFSSGSSTLSASNRFSGSWGPPQYLPPYSERGCFECGDLDHIKRYCPCLSGGPAQRRSQTTTSAPVTSPPAQPAWGGAQSARDRPRGGGRSGGSQARFYVIPARPDAIASDVVITGLPKTIELRPSEGIRIRPSTPPLRGSLGLQQEKRRKGRLRAPRDQRRRSQRKGWPISQRKV, from the exons atgaggttttttgagttggatcatcacgcagtttggttggttcccactgataggcaGAGGATTAGgatgttcattgatggcctcacgtatcagctgAGGTTGCTTATGACACGGGAGAGGGTGTCctgtgctacttttgatgaggtggtcaacattgctcggcagatagagatggtccgcagtCAGGAGCACGGAGAGAGGGAGGTAAAGAGGCTTCATAGCTCGGGTGGTTTTAGCGATGtcccttctgggg GGCCACTCATCTCTGAgttcccttccagctcagagttcgtcccatgcTCCTTCAGTTCGGGTTCATCTACACTGAGTGCTTCTAATAGGTTTTCTGGCTCTTGGGGTCCGCCTCAGTACTTGCCGCCATATTCagagaggggttgttttgagtgtggagatttggaTCACATAAAGAGATATTGTCCCTGCCTTtcgggaggtccagctcagcggaggagtcagactacgacttcagcaccagttacttcaccacccgcccagccagcttggggtggggctcagtctgCTAGGGATCGCCccagagggggaggccgatcaggtggcagtcaggcccgattctatgttattcctgccagaccagatgctattgcttcagatgtagtgatcacag gtttgcctaagaccattgaGCTTAGGCCTTCAGAAGGGATAAGGATTCGTCCGTCGACCCCTCCGCTTAGGGGCAGCTTGGGGCTGCAGCaggagaaaagaagaaaaggaaggctCCGGGCTCCCCGAGATCAGAGAAGAAGAAGCCAAAGAAAAGGTTGGCCCataagccaaaggaaagtttaA
- the LOC104106697 gene encoding glutamyl-tRNA reductase-binding protein, chloroplastic: MKSLLVAPPLRTCSSLSPFSRFLYSNSSINHNDYKNNGTHNYLSPSLRFPSKPFFSLTSTVPLLPFLAMSSSTQTPSQSMSSGGDEVNIFQLIQAHQEKAARLSPIEEVRTVLDYSLRGVLSTFSQKYEGYPSGSMVDFACDADGSPILAVSDLAVHTKDLLANSKCSLLVARDPEDRTDLVITVHGDAVPVPKTEKEGIRAAYLARHPEAFWVDFGDFQFMRIEPRIVRYVSGVATAILGSGEFSKEEFRTAKIDPIYQFSKPITSHMNKDHAEDTKLIVRHSTSVPVDFAYMLDVDSLGINVKAGYQKNTFKLRVPFPRRAVDRKDVKTLIVEMLQAARS; this comes from the exons ATGAAGTCTCTTCTAGTAGCTCCACCTCTACGCACCTGCTCCTCCCTTTCCCCATTTTCACGCTTTCTTTATTCTAACTCTAGTATTAATCACAACGATTACAAAAATAATGGTACCCATAATTACCTTTCTCCTTCCCTTCGTTTTCCATCTAAGCCCTTTTTCTCACTAACCTCAACTGTTCCTCTTCTTCCTTTTCTTGCCATGTCTTCTTCCACCCAAACCCCTTCTCAG AGTATGTCATCTGGTGGTGATGAAGTTAATATTTTTCAGTTGATTCAAGCTCATCAG GAAAAGGCTGCTAGGCTATCTCCTATTGAAGAAGTTAGAACAGTTCTTGATTACAGCCTCCGCGGTGTGCTTTCTACTTTCTCTCAG AAGTATGAAGGCTATCCTTCAGGTTCCATGGTTGATTTTGCATGTGATGCTGATGGATCTCCAATATTAGCAGTTAGCGACTTGGCAGTTCACACCAAG GACCTATTAGCTAATTCCAAATGCTCATTGCTTGTTGCAAGGGATCCTGAAGATAGGACTGACTTAGTAATAACAGTGCATGGTGATGCTGTTCCT GTACCAAAAACAGAGAAAGAAGGTATTCGAGCTGCATATTTGGCTAGGCATCCCGAGGCATTTTGG GTTGACTTTGGTGACTTCCAATTCATGCGCATTGAACCCAGAATTGTACGTTACGTATCAGGAGTTGCAACCGCTATATTGGGATCTGGAG AATTTAGCAAAGAGGAGTTTAGAACAGCAAAAATAGATCCAATATACCAATTCTCAAAGCCAATCACG TCACATATGAATAAAGATCATGCTGAGGATACCAAGCTAATTGTGCGGCACTCAACATCGGTTCCG GTGGACTTTGCGTACATGTTGGATGTAGACAGTCTTGGTATTAATGTCAAG GCTGGCTACCAAAAGAACACTTTCAAGCTTCGAGTTCCATTTCCCAGACGTGCTGTAGACAGAAA GGATGTGAAGACACTTATTGTTGAAATGCTTCAGGCTGCCAGGAGTTAG